In a genomic window of Gossypium arboreum isolate Shixiya-1 chromosome 9, ASM2569848v2, whole genome shotgun sequence:
- the LOC108452051 gene encoding putative serine/threonine-protein kinase isoform X5 encodes MSLKLGFVFKFSWRNEVRKIRERKGEISKFPLSRQTQRHEVQFLFLKMFFFTIRNSYHRHTQRGELKVATHGFSASNKIGEGAFGSVYKGLLTNGSIVAVKMLSIELESMRGEREFVSEITTLTNLKHENLVTLVGCCVEGTKRFLVYNYMENNSLAQVLLGGEQNRIKLRWGARGRILLGVARGLAYLHEEVKPHIVHRDIKASNILLDQNLLPKVSDFGLSRILRDNASHISTHVAGTLGYLAPEYAISGRLTRKTDVYSFGVLLLEIISGQTVVNFDLEHGEHYLVQKAWDLYRANRLLQLVDPVLGMNYPEEDAVRYIKVGLLCVQETARFRPEMSTAQKMLTNEIDIEGVQISQPGLVADLMNIKLGHKTTFRSLYTKASNMESTPSSLSSCS; translated from the exons ATGTCGCTAAAACTAggctttgtttttaaattttcctGGAGAAATGA GGTTAGAAAGATTCGTGAGAGAAAAGGGGAAATTTCTAAGTTTCCACTTTCCAGGCAGACCCAAAGACATGAAGTTCAATTCCTGTTTCTCAAAATGTTTTTCTTTACCATCAGAAACAGCTATCATCGACATACGCAAAGAGG TGAGCTCAAAGTTGCCACTCATGGATTCTCTGCTTCAAACAAGATCGGAGAAGGTGCCTTTGGTTCGGTCTACAAG GGCCTGCTTACAAATGGTTCTATTGTAGCTGTAAAAATGCTTTCAATTGAACTGGAATCCATGCGTGGGGAAAGGGAGTTTGTGTCTGAAATAACTACACTTACAAATCTTAAACATGAAAACCTTGTCACACTTGTAGGTTGCTGTGTTGAGGGAACTAAAAGGTTCTTGGTTTACAATTACATGGAAAATAATAGCTTGGCGCAGGTATTACTAG GTGGAGAGCAAAACAGGATCAAACTCAGGTGGGGAGCAAGGGGAAGGATTTTGCTCGGGGTCGCTCGAGGGCTTGCGTATCTTCACGAGGAAGTTAAGCCACACATTGTGCACAGAGACATTAAAGCTAGCAACATACTTTTGGATCAAAATTTATTACCGAAAGTTTCAGATTTCGGGCTTTCAAGAATTTTGAGGGATAATGCTTCTCATATTAGTACCCATGTTGCAGGCACATT AGGCTATCTTGCCCCAGAATATGCCATCAGTGGACGTTTAACAAGGAAAACAGATGTTTACAGTTTTGGGGTCCTACTTTTGGAAATTATCAGCGGCCAGACAGTTGTCAATTTTGACTTAGAACATGGTGAACATTACCTGGTTCAAAAG GCATGGGACCTATACAGGGCTAACAGGCTTCTGCAATTGGTGGATCCTGTACTAGGTATGAACTACCCTGAAGAAGATGCGGTTCGATACATCAAGGTGGGTCTCCTTTGCGTTCAAGAAACAGCCAGGTTCCGACCAGAAATGTCAACAGCCCAGAAAATGTTGACTAATGAGATAGACATAGAAGGAGTTCAGATTTCACAACCTGGTCTTGTTGCTGATCTGATGAACATCAAGTTGGGACACAAGACAACGTTTCGGAGCCTCTACACTAAAGCCTCAAACATGGAAAGCACCCCAAGCTCCCTGAGCTCTTGTTCTTGA
- the LOC108452051 gene encoding putative serine/threonine-protein kinase isoform X6, translating into MFFFTIRNSYHRHTQRGELKVATHGFSASNKIGEGAFGSVYKGLLTNGSIVAVKMLSIELESMRGEREFVSEITTLTNLKHENLVTLVGCCVEGTKRFLVYNYMENNSLAQVLLGGEQNRIKLRWGARGRILLGVARGLAYLHEEVKPHIVHRDIKASNILLDQNLLPKVSDFGLSRILRDNASHISTHVAGTLGYLAPEYAISGRLTRKTDVYSFGVLLLEIISGQTVVNFDLEHGEHYLVQKAWDLYRANRLLQLVDPVLGMNYPEEDAVRYIKVGLLCVQETARFRPEMSTAQKMLTNEIDIEGVQISQPGLVADLMNIKLGHKTTFRSLYTKASNMESTPSSLSSCS; encoded by the exons ATGTTTTTCTTTACCATCAGAAACAGCTATCATCGACATACGCAAAGAGG TGAGCTCAAAGTTGCCACTCATGGATTCTCTGCTTCAAACAAGATCGGAGAAGGTGCCTTTGGTTCGGTCTACAAG GGCCTGCTTACAAATGGTTCTATTGTAGCTGTAAAAATGCTTTCAATTGAACTGGAATCCATGCGTGGGGAAAGGGAGTTTGTGTCTGAAATAACTACACTTACAAATCTTAAACATGAAAACCTTGTCACACTTGTAGGTTGCTGTGTTGAGGGAACTAAAAGGTTCTTGGTTTACAATTACATGGAAAATAATAGCTTGGCGCAGGTATTACTAG GTGGAGAGCAAAACAGGATCAAACTCAGGTGGGGAGCAAGGGGAAGGATTTTGCTCGGGGTCGCTCGAGGGCTTGCGTATCTTCACGAGGAAGTTAAGCCACACATTGTGCACAGAGACATTAAAGCTAGCAACATACTTTTGGATCAAAATTTATTACCGAAAGTTTCAGATTTCGGGCTTTCAAGAATTTTGAGGGATAATGCTTCTCATATTAGTACCCATGTTGCAGGCACATT AGGCTATCTTGCCCCAGAATATGCCATCAGTGGACGTTTAACAAGGAAAACAGATGTTTACAGTTTTGGGGTCCTACTTTTGGAAATTATCAGCGGCCAGACAGTTGTCAATTTTGACTTAGAACATGGTGAACATTACCTGGTTCAAAAG GCATGGGACCTATACAGGGCTAACAGGCTTCTGCAATTGGTGGATCCTGTACTAGGTATGAACTACCCTGAAGAAGATGCGGTTCGATACATCAAGGTGGGTCTCCTTTGCGTTCAAGAAACAGCCAGGTTCCGACCAGAAATGTCAACAGCCCAGAAAATGTTGACTAATGAGATAGACATAGAAGGAGTTCAGATTTCACAACCTGGTCTTGTTGCTGATCTGATGAACATCAAGTTGGGACACAAGACAACGTTTCGGAGCCTCTACACTAAAGCCTCAAACATGGAAAGCACCCCAAGCTCCCTGAGCTCTTGTTCTTGA
- the LOC108452051 gene encoding cold-responsive protein kinase 1-like isoform X1 — MLCSHCASPLTATILSSSNLAENFFPLTNHLISLFRVRKIRERKGEISKFPLSRQTQRHEVQFLFLKMFFFTIRNSYHRHTQRGELKVATHGFSASNKIGEGAFGSVYKGLLTNGSIVAVKMLSIELESMRGEREFVSEITTLTNLKHENLVTLVGCCVEGTKRFLVYNYMENNSLAQVLLGGEQNRIKLRWGARGRILLGVARGLAYLHEEVKPHIVHRDIKASNILLDQNLLPKVSDFGLSRILRDNASHISTHVAGTLGYLAPEYAISGRLTRKTDVYSFGVLLLEIISGQTVVNFDLEHGEHYLVQKAWDLYRANRLLQLVDPVLGMNYPEEDAVRYIKVGLLCVQETARFRPEMSTAQKMLTNEIDIEGVQISQPGLVADLMNIKLGHKTTFRSLYTKASNMESTPSSLSSCS, encoded by the exons ATGCTATGTTCTCATTGCGCTTCCCCTTTAACTGCTACCATACTCTCTTCCTCCAATTTGGCTGAAAACTTTTTCCCTCTAACCAACCATCTAATCTCACTGTTCAGGGTTAGAAAGATTCGTGAGAGAAAAGGGGAAATTTCTAAGTTTCCACTTTCCAGGCAGACCCAAAGACATGAAGTTCAATTCCTGTTTCTCAAAATGTTTTTCTTTACCATCAGAAACAGCTATCATCGACATACGCAAAGAGG TGAGCTCAAAGTTGCCACTCATGGATTCTCTGCTTCAAACAAGATCGGAGAAGGTGCCTTTGGTTCGGTCTACAAG GGCCTGCTTACAAATGGTTCTATTGTAGCTGTAAAAATGCTTTCAATTGAACTGGAATCCATGCGTGGGGAAAGGGAGTTTGTGTCTGAAATAACTACACTTACAAATCTTAAACATGAAAACCTTGTCACACTTGTAGGTTGCTGTGTTGAGGGAACTAAAAGGTTCTTGGTTTACAATTACATGGAAAATAATAGCTTGGCGCAGGTATTACTAG GTGGAGAGCAAAACAGGATCAAACTCAGGTGGGGAGCAAGGGGAAGGATTTTGCTCGGGGTCGCTCGAGGGCTTGCGTATCTTCACGAGGAAGTTAAGCCACACATTGTGCACAGAGACATTAAAGCTAGCAACATACTTTTGGATCAAAATTTATTACCGAAAGTTTCAGATTTCGGGCTTTCAAGAATTTTGAGGGATAATGCTTCTCATATTAGTACCCATGTTGCAGGCACATT AGGCTATCTTGCCCCAGAATATGCCATCAGTGGACGTTTAACAAGGAAAACAGATGTTTACAGTTTTGGGGTCCTACTTTTGGAAATTATCAGCGGCCAGACAGTTGTCAATTTTGACTTAGAACATGGTGAACATTACCTGGTTCAAAAG GCATGGGACCTATACAGGGCTAACAGGCTTCTGCAATTGGTGGATCCTGTACTAGGTATGAACTACCCTGAAGAAGATGCGGTTCGATACATCAAGGTGGGTCTCCTTTGCGTTCAAGAAACAGCCAGGTTCCGACCAGAAATGTCAACAGCCCAGAAAATGTTGACTAATGAGATAGACATAGAAGGAGTTCAGATTTCACAACCTGGTCTTGTTGCTGATCTGATGAACATCAAGTTGGGACACAAGACAACGTTTCGGAGCCTCTACACTAAAGCCTCAAACATGGAAAGCACCCCAAGCTCCCTGAGCTCTTGTTCTTGA
- the LOC108452051 gene encoding putative serine/threonine-protein kinase isoform X4, with protein MRLERFVREKGKFLSFHFPGRPKDMKFNSCFSKCFSLPSETAIIDIRKEEPEPGNDQNFTVFSYSELKVATHGFSASNKIGEGAFGSVYKGLLTNGSIVAVKMLSIELESMRGEREFVSEITTLTNLKHENLVTLVGCCVEGTKRFLVYNYMENNSLAQVLLGGEQNRIKLRWGARGRILLGVARGLAYLHEEVKPHIVHRDIKASNILLDQNLLPKVSDFGLSRILRDNASHISTHVAGTLGYLAPEYAISGRLTRKTDVYSFGVLLLEIISGQTVVNFDLEHGEHYLVQKAWDLYRANRLLQLVDPVLGMNYPEEDAVRYIKVGLLCVQETARFRPEMSTAQKMLTNEIDIEGVQISQPGLVADLMNIKLGHKTTFRSLYTKASNMESTPSSLSSCS; from the exons ATGA GGTTAGAAAGATTCGTGAGAGAAAAGGGGAAATTTCTAAGTTTCCACTTTCCAGGCAGACCCAAAGACATGAAGTTCAATTCCTGTTTCTCAAAATGTTTTTCTTTACCATCAGAAACAGCTATCATCGACATACGCAAAGAGG AACCTGAACCAGGAAATGATCAGAATTTTACTGTCTTCTCTTATAGTGAGCTCAAAGTTGCCACTCATGGATTCTCTGCTTCAAACAAGATCGGAGAAGGTGCCTTTGGTTCGGTCTACAAG GGCCTGCTTACAAATGGTTCTATTGTAGCTGTAAAAATGCTTTCAATTGAACTGGAATCCATGCGTGGGGAAAGGGAGTTTGTGTCTGAAATAACTACACTTACAAATCTTAAACATGAAAACCTTGTCACACTTGTAGGTTGCTGTGTTGAGGGAACTAAAAGGTTCTTGGTTTACAATTACATGGAAAATAATAGCTTGGCGCAGGTATTACTAG GTGGAGAGCAAAACAGGATCAAACTCAGGTGGGGAGCAAGGGGAAGGATTTTGCTCGGGGTCGCTCGAGGGCTTGCGTATCTTCACGAGGAAGTTAAGCCACACATTGTGCACAGAGACATTAAAGCTAGCAACATACTTTTGGATCAAAATTTATTACCGAAAGTTTCAGATTTCGGGCTTTCAAGAATTTTGAGGGATAATGCTTCTCATATTAGTACCCATGTTGCAGGCACATT AGGCTATCTTGCCCCAGAATATGCCATCAGTGGACGTTTAACAAGGAAAACAGATGTTTACAGTTTTGGGGTCCTACTTTTGGAAATTATCAGCGGCCAGACAGTTGTCAATTTTGACTTAGAACATGGTGAACATTACCTGGTTCAAAAG GCATGGGACCTATACAGGGCTAACAGGCTTCTGCAATTGGTGGATCCTGTACTAGGTATGAACTACCCTGAAGAAGATGCGGTTCGATACATCAAGGTGGGTCTCCTTTGCGTTCAAGAAACAGCCAGGTTCCGACCAGAAATGTCAACAGCCCAGAAAATGTTGACTAATGAGATAGACATAGAAGGAGTTCAGATTTCACAACCTGGTCTTGTTGCTGATCTGATGAACATCAAGTTGGGACACAAGACAACGTTTCGGAGCCTCTACACTAAAGCCTCAAACATGGAAAGCACCCCAAGCTCCCTGAGCTCTTGTTCTTGA
- the LOC108452051 gene encoding putative serine/threonine-protein kinase isoform X3 → MGLLSWLERFVREKGKFLSFHFPGRPKDMKFNSCFSKCFSLPSETAIIDIRKEEPEPGNDQNFTVFSYSELKVATHGFSASNKIGEGAFGSVYKGLLTNGSIVAVKMLSIELESMRGEREFVSEITTLTNLKHENLVTLVGCCVEGTKRFLVYNYMENNSLAQVLLGGEQNRIKLRWGARGRILLGVARGLAYLHEEVKPHIVHRDIKASNILLDQNLLPKVSDFGLSRILRDNASHISTHVAGTLGYLAPEYAISGRLTRKTDVYSFGVLLLEIISGQTVVNFDLEHGEHYLVQKAWDLYRANRLLQLVDPVLGMNYPEEDAVRYIKVGLLCVQETARFRPEMSTAQKMLTNEIDIEGVQISQPGLVADLMNIKLGHKTTFRSLYTKASNMESTPSSLSSCS, encoded by the exons ATGGGTCTTCTTTCCT GGTTAGAAAGATTCGTGAGAGAAAAGGGGAAATTTCTAAGTTTCCACTTTCCAGGCAGACCCAAAGACATGAAGTTCAATTCCTGTTTCTCAAAATGTTTTTCTTTACCATCAGAAACAGCTATCATCGACATACGCAAAGAGG AACCTGAACCAGGAAATGATCAGAATTTTACTGTCTTCTCTTATAGTGAGCTCAAAGTTGCCACTCATGGATTCTCTGCTTCAAACAAGATCGGAGAAGGTGCCTTTGGTTCGGTCTACAAG GGCCTGCTTACAAATGGTTCTATTGTAGCTGTAAAAATGCTTTCAATTGAACTGGAATCCATGCGTGGGGAAAGGGAGTTTGTGTCTGAAATAACTACACTTACAAATCTTAAACATGAAAACCTTGTCACACTTGTAGGTTGCTGTGTTGAGGGAACTAAAAGGTTCTTGGTTTACAATTACATGGAAAATAATAGCTTGGCGCAGGTATTACTAG GTGGAGAGCAAAACAGGATCAAACTCAGGTGGGGAGCAAGGGGAAGGATTTTGCTCGGGGTCGCTCGAGGGCTTGCGTATCTTCACGAGGAAGTTAAGCCACACATTGTGCACAGAGACATTAAAGCTAGCAACATACTTTTGGATCAAAATTTATTACCGAAAGTTTCAGATTTCGGGCTTTCAAGAATTTTGAGGGATAATGCTTCTCATATTAGTACCCATGTTGCAGGCACATT AGGCTATCTTGCCCCAGAATATGCCATCAGTGGACGTTTAACAAGGAAAACAGATGTTTACAGTTTTGGGGTCCTACTTTTGGAAATTATCAGCGGCCAGACAGTTGTCAATTTTGACTTAGAACATGGTGAACATTACCTGGTTCAAAAG GCATGGGACCTATACAGGGCTAACAGGCTTCTGCAATTGGTGGATCCTGTACTAGGTATGAACTACCCTGAAGAAGATGCGGTTCGATACATCAAGGTGGGTCTCCTTTGCGTTCAAGAAACAGCCAGGTTCCGACCAGAAATGTCAACAGCCCAGAAAATGTTGACTAATGAGATAGACATAGAAGGAGTTCAGATTTCACAACCTGGTCTTGTTGCTGATCTGATGAACATCAAGTTGGGACACAAGACAACGTTTCGGAGCCTCTACACTAAAGCCTCAAACATGGAAAGCACCCCAAGCTCCCTGAGCTCTTGTTCTTGA
- the LOC108452051 gene encoding putative serine/threonine-protein kinase isoform X2, with protein sequence MGLLSCYGLERFVREKGKFLSFHFPGRPKDMKFNSCFSKCFSLPSETAIIDIRKEEPEPGNDQNFTVFSYSELKVATHGFSASNKIGEGAFGSVYKGLLTNGSIVAVKMLSIELESMRGEREFVSEITTLTNLKHENLVTLVGCCVEGTKRFLVYNYMENNSLAQVLLGGEQNRIKLRWGARGRILLGVARGLAYLHEEVKPHIVHRDIKASNILLDQNLLPKVSDFGLSRILRDNASHISTHVAGTLGYLAPEYAISGRLTRKTDVYSFGVLLLEIISGQTVVNFDLEHGEHYLVQKAWDLYRANRLLQLVDPVLGMNYPEEDAVRYIKVGLLCVQETARFRPEMSTAQKMLTNEIDIEGVQISQPGLVADLMNIKLGHKTTFRSLYTKASNMESTPSSLSSCS encoded by the exons ATGGGTCTTCTTTCCTGTTACG GGTTAGAAAGATTCGTGAGAGAAAAGGGGAAATTTCTAAGTTTCCACTTTCCAGGCAGACCCAAAGACATGAAGTTCAATTCCTGTTTCTCAAAATGTTTTTCTTTACCATCAGAAACAGCTATCATCGACATACGCAAAGAGG AACCTGAACCAGGAAATGATCAGAATTTTACTGTCTTCTCTTATAGTGAGCTCAAAGTTGCCACTCATGGATTCTCTGCTTCAAACAAGATCGGAGAAGGTGCCTTTGGTTCGGTCTACAAG GGCCTGCTTACAAATGGTTCTATTGTAGCTGTAAAAATGCTTTCAATTGAACTGGAATCCATGCGTGGGGAAAGGGAGTTTGTGTCTGAAATAACTACACTTACAAATCTTAAACATGAAAACCTTGTCACACTTGTAGGTTGCTGTGTTGAGGGAACTAAAAGGTTCTTGGTTTACAATTACATGGAAAATAATAGCTTGGCGCAGGTATTACTAG GTGGAGAGCAAAACAGGATCAAACTCAGGTGGGGAGCAAGGGGAAGGATTTTGCTCGGGGTCGCTCGAGGGCTTGCGTATCTTCACGAGGAAGTTAAGCCACACATTGTGCACAGAGACATTAAAGCTAGCAACATACTTTTGGATCAAAATTTATTACCGAAAGTTTCAGATTTCGGGCTTTCAAGAATTTTGAGGGATAATGCTTCTCATATTAGTACCCATGTTGCAGGCACATT AGGCTATCTTGCCCCAGAATATGCCATCAGTGGACGTTTAACAAGGAAAACAGATGTTTACAGTTTTGGGGTCCTACTTTTGGAAATTATCAGCGGCCAGACAGTTGTCAATTTTGACTTAGAACATGGTGAACATTACCTGGTTCAAAAG GCATGGGACCTATACAGGGCTAACAGGCTTCTGCAATTGGTGGATCCTGTACTAGGTATGAACTACCCTGAAGAAGATGCGGTTCGATACATCAAGGTGGGTCTCCTTTGCGTTCAAGAAACAGCCAGGTTCCGACCAGAAATGTCAACAGCCCAGAAAATGTTGACTAATGAGATAGACATAGAAGGAGTTCAGATTTCACAACCTGGTCTTGTTGCTGATCTGATGAACATCAAGTTGGGACACAAGACAACGTTTCGGAGCCTCTACACTAAAGCCTCAAACATGGAAAGCACCCCAAGCTCCCTGAGCTCTTGTTCTTGA